The Candidatus Thermoplasmatota archaeon genomic sequence CACTATTGTGTACGTCAAGGTTGACGATTTGAGCCTCTGGAATATCCGTGCCAGATTCCCGTATCCGCCGCCCCATTCGACGACGTTGTGAATATCCTCGAGATTGCACCCCGTGGTTGCTGAGTACCTGGCCAAATGATACAGGGTGTGAATCGTGTTGTGGGACGTCATGTACTTGGCGTTGAAGAGATACGGGTCGCCCGTATAGTCTTCGGCTAGTAGTTCCCTCAGTCTCGTCTCTGGGATATTTGCTTCTAGATAGGCCAGCTCTTCTCTCATCCATCTTCCGCCGGCAGTGACGAACATCGTCTTGAGAATGGTTGGGTTCCTCAGGAACGAGAAAGGTGGACTGGGCAGGAAGGTGTTTTCCAGATCGGACCTGAATCCATCCCACATTGGCGTGGTGAAGAAACTCACA encodes the following:
- a CDS encoding putative sugar O-methyltransferase, coding for MKLSERFLGTYDAVRDCDVSFFTTPMWDGFRSDLENTFLPSPPFSFLRNPTILKTMFVTAGGRWMREELAYLEANIPETRLRELLAEDYTGDPYLFNAKYMTSHNTIHTLYHLARYSATTGCNLEDIHNVVEWGGGYGNLARIFQRLKSSTLTYTIVDLPIMSMIQWIYLSSILGEDKVRIIQTPEDTLKNGAINLLPVCHLKHYEPKGDLFVSTW